In Salmo salar chromosome ssa15, Ssal_v3.1, whole genome shotgun sequence, one genomic interval encodes:
- the LOC123727357 gene encoding tumor necrosis factor receptor superfamily member 14 — protein MCNKGLVVRRDCTLESSTSCIPCIRGTFMNEANGLTKCFPCTPCDPGQGLFTQTECKPTSNTVCDVLDGYYCRSYSSNSECNFVVEHTHCSPGQSTKSPGTKTTDTMCEECQHGFYSQHGVNCTAWTDCAAMRRVKTEDGNSSQDVIWNKVPPRSHVTLIAPSRKKKRTSIKARCWLAE, from the exons ATGTGTAATAAAG GCTTGGTGGTCCGCAGAGATTGTACATTGGAGTCCAGCACATCTTGCATACCCTGTATCAGAGGGACCTTCATGAACGAGGCCAATGGTCTAACCAAGTGCTTTCCCTGCACTCCCTGTGACCCAG GACAGGGcctgttcactcagacagagtGCAAACCAACAAGTAACACAGTCTGCGACGTTCTAGATGGATACTACTGTAGAAGCTACTCATCCAACTCTGAGTGTAACTTTGTAGTAGAACATACACACTGTTCACCGGGCCAGAGTACTAAATCACCTG GAACAAAGACAACAGATACCATGTGTGAGGAGTGTCAGCATGGATTTTACTCACAACATGGTGTGAACTGCACTGCTTGGACTGA TTGTGCAGCAATGAGACGCGTGAAGACTGAAGATGGAAATTCTAGTCAAGATGTTATTTGGAACAAAGTGCCACCAAGGAGTCATGTCACTCTAATAGCTCcatctagaaaaaagaaacgcacatctataaaggcgaggtgctggctagcggagtag
- the LOC123727356 gene encoding tumor necrosis factor receptor superfamily member 14, with the protein MAQFETLIWTIPIILVLESIGSCIACGRAEYRIGDECCPVCSPGNRVYKHCTEFASTSCVPCVDSTFLDEPNGLIKCKVCTNCDAGLKVKQPCRPSSDTVCGTLEGFYCLDPTKDGCRAAQRHSSCKPGQYISHTGTTSTDSVCSDCTGDTYSDGSFTSCQTHTQCDTLKLQQIKPGTHWFDSECGPQTSPIATLIFGVVVVLAVIAAVTMAAIMKRRRKHQRSCNT; encoded by the exons ATGGCACAGTTTGAAACCTTGATATGGACT ATACCTATTATATTGGTGCTTGAAAGCATCGGGTCCTGTATTGCATGTGGTAGAGCTGAGTACAGAATAGGGGATGAATGTTGTCCCGTGTGTTCACCAG GAAATCGTGTATATAAGCATTGTACTGAATTCGCCAGTACCAGCTGTGTGCCCTGTGTTGATTCTACATTCCTTGATGAGCCCAATGGTCTCATAAAATGCAAAGTGTGTACCAACTGTGATGCAG GTTTGAAGGTAAAGCAGCCATGTAGACCTTCATCAGACACTGTCTGTGGGACACTGGAGGGGTTCTACTGTCTAGACCCAACTAAGGATGGTTGTAGAGCAgcccagagacacagcagctgtaaACCTGGTCAATACATCAGCCACACAG GAACAACATCTACAGATAGTGTGTGTTCTGACTGTACTGGTGATACCTATTCAGATGGATCATTTACATcctgccagacacacacaca ATGTGATACCTTGAAGCTTCAGCAAATTAAACCTGGAACTCATTGGTTCGACTCTGAATGTGGACCACAAACCTCACCTATAGCTACATTAATatttggtgtggtggtggtactCGCTGTGATAGCAGCCGTGACGATGGCAGCTATTAtgaaaagaagaagaaaacacCAAAGATCCTGTAACACGTGA